A region from the Malus domestica chromosome 07, GDT2T_hap1 genome encodes:
- the LOC139197425 gene encoding uncharacterized protein: MTQGMENIRAGLRGEVYGQAVDSDEDDDEDECDDDMGPEERRSLKQALRASKQSAWEREHLHKIPNRGQGSGTSGGAQMRRGGSLRESQPTPPIAPSLYKSSNARQKSVWSYFKGGNVKEGMGRLISKFFIYENVPAAKASSHHFKNMVVGCQQAGVGVQPPTPYEIRNKYLDMEYKDIGEYVNKLRSKWETNGCTIMCDGWTGPTRLSIINFMVYSKGKTIFLKSVDASDHIKNYKYIYKLLRDVIMEVGEHNVVQVVTDNGSAFVKAGKKLMKHHNVFWTSCAAHCIDLMFEAMGKRENVATVVKRARTITNYIYNHGWLLAKMREFCRGEIIRPATTRFATNYIALNSLLKKKAGLKQLFTSDDWANHNFSRSNTGRLVESIVLDHAFWSQTEHVCQVFEPLYKVLRIVDTEVYPTMGAVYELMRVVKDELERKHGARWVVKIIEDRWYKTLYHDLHAAAYYLNPRYQYRPGVGDDGTLIRAVHNVYSKLDPASPAVGQFGNELTWFKDARRTFGEPTSVAARTNMSPTEWWIMYGTDAPTVRKLAIKVLSQTASSSACERNWSTFALIHTKQRNKLAHSSLEKLVYCYYNMKLQIRDKEAEIDHVDRGDPLDVFDIVGEDDDTEGNQLFQWIRPLHLDDDEGNPAPRVAEEARNEGINVERVLEEEVGSSSADSVEELLHPMPSNTGIPPFSNPTQPQHRADTNDSSSTRSGDSPTTGGGNDEGNSGAGGSGAGGSGGGYGNYYGPPPPGYMSPFTGEANFTHATQDDDHGSRRAGPGIGAIGKDYTRRERGKGILSSQEDDSLSRTSDSFGLGSSNYGYTHNQPFPYPSYPIPVGMESSDSWNQSQPQSSNDFSYGQPQPISDPYGWHINNYMQNYFGDLSFDNYSSQYTHSTHRDDEDSDKFEPHRNSMWY, encoded by the exons atgacacaaggaatggaaaatattcgagctgggctacggggagaagtctatggccaagcggttgacagtgatgaggatgacgatgaggacgaatgtgatgatgacatgggacctgaagaacgacgcagtttgaaacaagcattacgtgcctccaaacagtcagcatgggaaagagaacaccttcataaaattcctaataggggacaaggttccgggacaagtggtggtgcacaaatgagacggggaggcagtcttagagaatcacaaccaacaccaccaatagccccaagtttatataagtcatccaacgcacgtcaaaagagtgtttggagttatttcaagggaggtaatgtgaaggagggaatggggcgtctaattagcaagttctttatctatgaaaatgtccctgctgcgaaggcttcatcacatcatttcaaaaatatggtagtgggatgtcaacaggccggtgttggagtacaacctcccactccctatgagataagaaacaaatatttggatatggagtataaagacattggcgagtatgttaacaagttgaggtcaaagtgggaaactaatggttgcacaatcatgtgtgacggatggaccggcccgaccagattatctatcatcaacttcatggtatactccaagggcaAGACAATTTTtctgaagtctgttgatgcttcagaccatataaagaattataagtatatttacaaattattgagggatgtaatcatggaggtgggagagcataatgttgtccaagtcgtgaccgacaacggttctgcatttgtcaaagctggaaaaaagttaatgaagcatcataatgtgttttggacatcatgtgcagcacattgtattgatcttatgtttgaggcaatggggaagagagagaatgttgctactgtggtcaaaagagctagaacgatcactaattatatttacaatcacggttggttgttggcaaagatgcgtgaattttgcagaggagaaattattcgtccagctaccactcgattcgccaccaactatattgcattaaacagcctactcaagaagaaagcagggttgaagcaactattcaccagtgatgattgggccaaccacaattttagccgctcaaatacaggtcgtttggtggaaagtatagtgcttgatcatgctttttggagtcaaacagaacatgtgtgtcaagtgtttgaacctctttacaaagttttacggatcgttgacacagaagtgtatcctactatgggggctgtatatgagttgatgcgtgtagtgaaggatgaattggaaagaaaacatggtgcaaggtgggtcgtaaaaataattgaagaccgatggtataaaacattataccacgatttgcatgcagcag catattatttgaatccccgataccaatacagacccggtgttggagatgatggtacccttatacgtgctgtacataatgtatactctaaattagaccctgcatcaccagcagttggccaatttggaaatgag ctaacatggtttaaagatgcaagaagaacatttggagaaccaacatcagttgctgctcgaacaaatatgtctccta ctgaatggtggatcatgtatgggaccgatgcaccaactgtgagaaagttagcaataaaagtattatcacaaacagcttcctcatcagcttgtgaaagaaattggagcacatttgcactcatccatacaaagcaaagaaataagttggctcatagtagcttggaaaaattagtttattgctactacaacatgaagcttcaaattcgagataaggaagcagaaatcgatcatgtcgaccgtggtgacccactagatgtgtttgatattgttggtgaagatgatgatacggagggtaaccaactttttcaatggattagacctcttcatttagatgatgatgaaggcaacccagctcccagagttgctgaagaagcacgtaatgaagggataaatgtagaaagagtattagaggaggaggtgggatctagcagcgctgactctgtCGAAGAACTTTTGCACCCAATGCCAagcaacactggaattccacctttttccaatcctacacaaccacaacatcgtgctgatactaatgatagctctagtacaagatcaggagactcacctaccacaggaggtgggaatgatgaaggaaatagtggagctggaggtagtggagctggaggtagtggtggtggatatggaaactattatggaccaccacctcccggatatatgagccccttcactggtgaggcaaacttcacgcatgcaacacaagatgatgaccatggcagtaggcgggcaggaccaggaattggtgccatagggaaggactatactcgcagagaaagaggcaaagggattttgtcaagtcaagaagatgactcgttatctagaacttcagactcttttggattgggaagtagtaactatggttatactcataaccaaccatttccctacccttcatatcccattcctgttgggatggaatcgagcgactcatggaatcaatcccagcctcaatcttcaaatgatttttcttatggacaacctcaaccaatctcggatccatatgggtggcatattaacaattacatgcaaaactattttggggatttatcatttgataactactcttcacaatacactcattctacacatagagatgatgaagatagtgacaaatttgaacctcataggaactctatgtggtactaa